One genomic window of Parasteatoda tepidariorum isolate YZ-2023 chromosome 9, CAS_Ptep_4.0, whole genome shotgun sequence includes the following:
- the LOC122273332 gene encoding syntaxin-8-like gives MAFRQDSWDEGEFERRERLIDGLNNKNTQINDAFSGREEGGNRQALLGAEMVTASTNVWGMEEDERTRDLSFNEIKEQQLMAFQGL, from the exons gGATGAAGGGGAGTTTGAAAGACGAGAGAGACTCATTGATGGCCTAAATAATAAGAATACTCAAATCAATGACGCCTTCAGTGGCAGAGAAGAGGGTGGAAACAg GCAAGCTCTTCTGGGTGCTGAAATGGTGACTGCTTCCACGAATGTTTGGGGAATGGAAGAGGACGAGAGAACCAGGGATTTgagtttcaatgaaataaaagagcaaCAGCTAATGGCTTTTCAAG gtttataa